The following are encoded in a window of Lacinutrix sp. WUR7 genomic DNA:
- a CDS encoding dodecin family protein, whose protein sequence is MSVLKVIEVLGNSTVSFDDAVKNVVAEVSKTVKNIKSVYVKDMEAKVTNNQVVQYRVTTKVSFAIMD, encoded by the coding sequence ATGTCTGTTTTAAAAGTAATTGAAGTATTAGGTAATTCTACCGTAAGTTTTGATGATGCGGTTAAAAACGTTGTTGCAGAAGTTTCCAAAACAGTAAAAAACATTAAATCTGTTTACGTAAAAGATATGGAGGCAAAAGTTACTAATAATCAAGTAGTTCAATATCGTGTGACCACAAAAGTGTCTTTTGCTATTATGGATTAG
- a CDS encoding carboxymuconolactone decarboxylase family protein has product MKNTIEISEVKSPQTEFKNKFSLREMYRAFVFLPRAMIKMIGNSKSQLVDNDFAKRLQLAVTEVNGCAICSYGHTKMALRQGMSGEEISSFLSGEDHFIKPEEAKAIMFAQHFADSRGFPKKYAYDVVVKEYGEKETLVILSVIQIITVGNMLGIPFSAFQSRLKGKPYKDSSMFFELGTLITSIFLLPIAIIHGLLRGLIGLPNIRLDKSTTEEQNGFHNK; this is encoded by the coding sequence ATGAAAAATACCATTGAAATATCAGAGGTTAAAAGCCCACAAACCGAGTTTAAAAACAAGTTCAGTTTACGGGAAATGTATCGCGCTTTTGTTTTCCTGCCTAGAGCAATGATAAAGATGATTGGGAACAGCAAAAGCCAATTAGTTGATAATGATTTTGCAAAACGTTTGCAATTGGCAGTAACGGAAGTAAACGGTTGCGCTATCTGCTCCTATGGACATACTAAAATGGCCTTGCGTCAAGGTATGAGTGGTGAAGAAATAAGTAGCTTTTTAAGTGGCGAAGATCATTTTATAAAACCAGAAGAAGCCAAAGCAATTATGTTTGCCCAACATTTTGCAGATTCCAGAGGTTTTCCTAAAAAATATGCTTATGATGTGGTTGTAAAAGAATATGGTGAAAAAGAAACACTTGTCATTCTTTCTGTAATCCAAATAATAACTGTTGGCAATATGCTAGGTATTCCGTTTAGTGCATTTCAATCCAGACTAAAGGGCAAACCGTACAAAGACAGCTCTATGTTTTTTGAACTTGGAACGTTAATAACAAGTATCTTTTTATTACCAATTGCAATTATTCATGGTCTTTTAAGAGGTTTGATTGGTCTACCAAATATAAGACTAGATAAAAGTACAACAGAGGAACAAAACGGATTTCATAACAAATAA
- the ligD gene encoding non-homologous end-joining DNA ligase gives MKTDNHHIQITHKDKILFPNSGILKQDVMAYYEKIADYILPYLKNHPLTMQRFPNGIAEDGFFQKNASAYFPDWIKTEEVRKVGGWVNQVICDNKETLLYLVNQYVVTFHISLSNIDNMEYPDTLIFDLDPPKENFALAVEGAKALRLLLEKDLGFTTFLMTTGSKGLHVNVPLKQKEDFNKVHAFAKDISNYIAMQNPAKFTTAIRKNKREGRLYIDYLRNSYGQTSVAPYSVRAIEKAPVATPIFWKELEDEKLHAQFCNIQNIFKRLEQIEDPWKDFSTSGKRIKNARKKLELLVKSSL, from the coding sequence ATGAAGACAGATAATCACCATATACAAATTACTCATAAAGATAAAATTCTATTCCCTAATTCTGGAATACTAAAACAAGACGTAATGGCTTATTACGAAAAGATAGCCGATTATATCCTTCCTTATTTAAAGAATCATCCTTTAACCATGCAACGATTCCCCAATGGTATTGCTGAAGATGGATTCTTTCAAAAAAATGCATCTGCCTATTTTCCTGATTGGATAAAAACGGAAGAAGTTAGGAAAGTTGGAGGTTGGGTGAATCAAGTGATTTGTGACAATAAAGAGACACTCCTTTATTTAGTGAATCAGTATGTGGTTACTTTTCATATTTCATTAAGTAACATAGATAATATGGAGTATCCAGATACACTTATTTTTGATTTAGATCCTCCAAAAGAAAACTTTGCATTAGCAGTTGAAGGCGCTAAGGCTTTACGATTGTTACTAGAAAAGGATTTAGGTTTTACAACCTTTTTAATGACTACAGGTTCTAAAGGATTGCACGTTAATGTTCCCTTAAAACAAAAAGAAGACTTCAATAAAGTACATGCTTTTGCAAAGGATATATCCAATTATATTGCCATGCAAAACCCAGCTAAATTCACAACTGCAATACGCAAGAATAAACGCGAGGGACGTTTGTATATAGACTATCTAAGAAATTCTTATGGGCAAACAAGTGTTGCACCATATTCAGTAAGAGCTATAGAAAAGGCTCCTGTGGCTACACCTATATTTTGGAAGGAATTAGAGGATGAAAAGTTGCATGCACAGTTTTGTAATATTCAAAATATCTTTAAAAGACTAGAACAAATCGAAGATCCTTGGAAAGATTTTTCAACTTCTGGAAAACGCATTAAAAATGCTAGAAAGAAATTGGAGTTATTGGTGAAGTCAAGCTTGTAA
- a CDS encoding RNA polymerase sigma factor codes for METNVSYFENKKEFRLFVTKSFPNLIKLKKEGDQTSFNALVLKIMPQIRQYVNTQLNAAIRKGDFSKNKYKADDIIDQLFIEIYDHIEEVEKEEHFYLWLFKKTNALLDDIIVEEEFDDFFFKNIDDYSRPEWDAMQEKYSSDAEGDGHLRLIEEFDDRSYNHNDYTLNHVFIENKEKGWIEKIDADLSDEEIKNHIEMVLHNLPYAMRNVFELSTIQKLELEEIAEIRKNTVEEVTQLLKDAKKALQLSFFNRYPND; via the coding sequence ATGGAAACAAATGTTTCATATTTCGAAAATAAAAAGGAGTTCCGATTATTCGTAACAAAATCCTTTCCGAATCTAATTAAACTAAAAAAAGAAGGAGATCAAACCTCCTTTAATGCATTAGTGCTAAAAATAATGCCTCAAATAAGACAGTATGTGAATACACAATTAAATGCTGCTATTAGAAAAGGGGATTTCTCCAAAAACAAGTATAAAGCTGACGATATAATAGATCAACTATTTATTGAAATTTACGACCATATTGAAGAGGTTGAAAAAGAAGAACACTTTTATCTATGGCTATTTAAAAAAACCAATGCATTGTTGGATGATATTATTGTAGAAGAAGAGTTTGATGATTTTTTCTTTAAAAACATTGATGACTATTCTAGACCAGAATGGGATGCTATGCAAGAAAAGTATAGCTCGGATGCAGAAGGAGATGGACACTTACGATTGATTGAAGAATTTGATGACAGGTCTTACAATCACAATGATTACACTTTAAATCATGTATTTATTGAGAATAAAGAAAAAGGCTGGATTGAAAAAATAGATGCAGATTTAAGCGATGAAGAAATTAAAAATCACATCGAAATGGTATTACACAACTTACCATATGCTATGCGAAATGTGTTTGAACTATCTACCATCCAAAAACTAGAGCTGGAAGAAATTGCCGAAATACGAAAAAATACAGTGGAAGAAGTAACACAACTTTTAAAAGATGCGAAGAAAGCTTTACAGCTAAGTTTTTTCAATAGATATCCAAACGATTAA
- a CDS encoding exodeoxyribonuclease III, with protein MKIVSWNVNGIRAIVKKDFFESIGILNPDILCLQETKAQDNEVEKALLSMHGYEQYYNSADKKGYSGTAILSKTKPLSVSNDMNISEHDTEGRIQCAEYEDFYLVNVYVPNSGQKLDRLDYRQQWDADFLKYLKNLEKTKPVIVCGDFNVAHKAIDLKNDASNYNKTAGYTQIEIDGMDHFIQSGFVDSYRYLHPNTIAYTFWSYRFKSRERNTGWRIDYFLVSNLLVEKIEATNILSEYYGSDHCPISLEINL; from the coding sequence ATGAAAATTGTGTCTTGGAATGTAAATGGAATACGAGCTATAGTGAAAAAGGATTTTTTTGAATCTATAGGGATTTTAAACCCAGATATTTTGTGTTTGCAGGAAACAAAAGCGCAGGATAATGAAGTGGAAAAAGCGCTGTTGTCGATGCATGGTTATGAACAGTATTATAATTCTGCAGATAAAAAAGGGTATTCTGGAACGGCCATTTTAAGTAAAACGAAACCACTGTCTGTTAGTAATGATATGAACATTTCAGAGCATGATACAGAAGGTAGAATACAATGTGCAGAATACGAAGATTTTTATTTAGTAAACGTTTATGTGCCTAATTCTGGTCAAAAATTAGATCGTTTAGACTATAGGCAACAATGGGATGCCGATTTTTTGAAATATTTAAAAAATTTGGAAAAGACAAAACCGGTTATTGTTTGTGGTGATTTTAATGTTGCACATAAAGCTATCGATTTAAAAAACGATGCATCTAATTACAATAAAACAGCAGGTTATACACAAATTGAAATAGACGGAATGGATCATTTTATCCAATCTGGATTTGTAGATAGCTATAGATATTTACATCCCAATACGATTGCATATACTTTTTGGAGCTATCGCTTTAAGTCTAGAGAGCGTAACACCGGATGGCGAATTGATTACTTTTTGGTAAGTAATTTACTAGTTGAAAAAATAGAAGCTACAAATATATTATCCGAATACTATGGTTCTGATCATTGTCCAATTAGCCTGGAAATCAATTTGTAA
- a CDS encoding cation-translocating P-type ATPase, which yields MQTNNFNIKGLTNEEVLAARTKYGYNKLEAKKEYPFLDAIKSLVKEPMVILLLVASSIYFISGNIGDGIFLTAATVLVAAISLYQDSRSRNALEKLKTFSEPKCKVIRNGETEEIKSELLVVGDSLILEEGGTIAADGIIVHSNDFSVNESILTGESLSVYKDKTKEDHQVYQGTLVSGGLAIVTVTAIGSETQLGKIGKSLEGIQKEKTPLELQINNFVKKMAIIGAVVFIIVWGINFYHSHNILDSLLKALTLAMSILPEEIPVAFATFMAMGAWRLMKLGVIVKQIKTVETLGSATVICTDKTGTITENKMSLARLYTLSSNKIFKIEDSFGVAEKELIRISMWASEPIPFDAMEIALHAAYKNTSEIDERSQFQLVHEYPLGGKPPMMTHVFENKQGKRIIAAKGAPEALMAISNLSTLEKEQINNAIKIITSEGYRVLGVAETHFEGNDYPEKQQDFPFHFKGIVAFYDPPKKNIASVFEDFNLAGIKVKIITGDNALTTKAIAKEIGFKGYEKSITGDELMQLNATELQQKVADTTIFTRMFPQAKLKIINALKANNEIVAMTGDGVNDGPALKAAHIGIAMGKKGTEIAKQAASLILLEDDLSKMVDAIAMGRRIYANLKKAIQYIISIHIPIILTVFIPLALGWEFPNIFYPVHIIFLELIMGPTCSIIYENEPIEKNSMLQKPRPFTVTFFNGKELATSIVQGLIITLGVLIVYQYGIQNGYSEALTRSMVFTTLISANIFLTLVNRSFYYSVLTTLKYKNKLVPLIIGITIVITVSLLFITPFANFFTFETLNLFQLLISVGTGFLAVIWYEAVKWYKRKKAQ from the coding sequence ATGCAAACAAATAATTTTAACATAAAAGGGCTGACCAATGAAGAAGTATTGGCTGCACGAACTAAATACGGTTATAACAAGCTAGAAGCAAAAAAAGAGTATCCTTTTTTGGATGCTATTAAAAGTTTAGTAAAGGAGCCCATGGTTATTTTACTGTTGGTAGCTTCTTCCATTTACTTTATTAGTGGGAATATAGGAGACGGTATATTTCTTACGGCAGCTACAGTTCTTGTCGCCGCCATTTCCTTATATCAAGATTCTAGAAGTCGGAATGCTTTAGAGAAACTTAAAACCTTTTCAGAACCTAAATGTAAAGTCATTCGTAATGGCGAAACCGAGGAAATAAAAAGTGAATTATTAGTTGTAGGTGACAGCCTTATCCTGGAAGAAGGAGGAACTATCGCTGCAGATGGAATTATTGTCCATTCCAATGACTTTTCAGTAAATGAATCTATCCTAACCGGAGAATCTCTATCCGTTTATAAAGACAAAACAAAAGAAGATCATCAAGTATATCAAGGAACATTAGTTTCCGGCGGATTGGCTATTGTTACGGTTACTGCTATAGGTAGTGAAACGCAATTAGGAAAAATAGGAAAAAGCTTAGAAGGAATACAAAAAGAAAAAACGCCATTAGAATTACAGATTAACAATTTTGTAAAAAAAATGGCTATTATTGGTGCTGTTGTTTTTATAATTGTTTGGGGAATTAACTTCTACCATTCTCATAATATTTTAGATAGTTTACTGAAAGCTTTAACCTTAGCGATGAGTATTTTGCCTGAGGAGATTCCTGTCGCTTTCGCCACCTTTATGGCAATGGGAGCATGGCGATTAATGAAATTGGGAGTTATTGTGAAACAAATAAAAACGGTGGAAACTTTAGGTAGTGCCACTGTTATTTGTACAGATAAAACGGGTACTATAACCGAAAATAAAATGAGTCTTGCGAGACTTTACACTTTGTCTTCTAACAAAATATTCAAAATAGAGGATAGTTTTGGTGTTGCTGAAAAAGAACTAATTCGAATATCCATGTGGGCAAGTGAACCTATTCCTTTTGATGCTATGGAAATAGCCTTGCATGCTGCATATAAAAATACTAGCGAGATAGACGAACGTTCCCAATTCCAATTGGTACACGAATATCCTTTAGGTGGAAAACCACCAATGATGACACATGTCTTTGAAAACAAGCAAGGAAAAAGGATTATTGCAGCAAAAGGAGCTCCAGAAGCCTTAATGGCGATTTCAAATCTTTCCACTTTAGAAAAGGAACAAATAAATAATGCGATTAAAATAATAACATCAGAAGGATATCGTGTGTTGGGAGTGGCGGAAACGCATTTTGAAGGGAATGATTATCCAGAGAAACAGCAAGATTTTCCATTTCATTTTAAAGGAATAGTTGCTTTTTACGATCCGCCAAAGAAAAATATAGCATCGGTATTCGAAGATTTTAATTTAGCAGGAATAAAGGTTAAAATTATTACTGGTGATAATGCATTAACGACTAAAGCTATTGCCAAAGAAATTGGATTCAAAGGCTATGAAAAAAGTATTACTGGCGATGAATTAATGCAGCTAAATGCCACCGAATTACAGCAAAAAGTAGCAGACACTACTATATTTACAAGAATGTTTCCGCAGGCAAAATTAAAAATTATCAACGCTTTAAAAGCGAATAATGAAATTGTTGCCATGACTGGAGATGGTGTTAATGACGGACCTGCGCTAAAAGCGGCACATATTGGTATTGCGATGGGTAAAAAAGGAACTGAAATAGCGAAACAAGCAGCTTCCTTGATTCTATTGGAAGATGATCTATCCAAAATGGTAGATGCTATTGCTATGGGCAGACGGATTTATGCGAATCTAAAAAAAGCCATTCAGTATATTATCTCTATTCATATCCCAATTATTTTAACCGTTTTTATTCCTTTAGCCTTGGGTTGGGAATTTCCAAATATATTTTATCCGGTACATATTATTTTTTTAGAATTAATTATGGGGCCAACATGTTCTATTATTTATGAAAATGAACCGATAGAAAAAAATAGCATGCTTCAAAAACCGCGTCCGTTTACGGTTACTTTTTTTAACGGAAAAGAATTAGCCACGAGTATCGTGCAAGGTTTAATAATTACCTTGGGTGTGCTTATTGTATATCAATATGGCATTCAAAATGGTTATAGCGAAGCGCTAACACGAAGTATGGTTTTTACCACATTAATTTCCGCGAATATATTTCTAACCTTGGTTAATCGTTCTTTTTATTATTCCGTTTTAACGACCTTAAAATATAAGAATAAGCTAGTTCCATTAATAATTGGTATCACCATTGTTATTACAGTATCGTTGCTTTTTATAACACCATTCGCAAACTTTTTCACTTTTGAAACGTTAAACCTTTTTCAACTATTAATTAGCGTGGGAACTGGTTTTTTAGCTGTGATTTGGTACGAAGCTGTCAAGTGGTATAAACGTAAAAAAGCACAATAG
- a CDS encoding APC family permease — MKKHKKLSELAATAICGNDISSSVLYVSALAIAFAGQYAWITLLIVSLVLFLFRKIYGEVVGALPLNGGAYNALLNTTSKFMASFAATLTLLSYMATAVISANEAIHYLHHLVPSISVIIATIILLSFFGALTIVGVSESSKVAIGIFLFHLLSFAILSGFIIFFLINNGIGLFLENWHFPTTSGSITKAIFLGFAASMLGVSGFESSANFVEEQQKGVFPKTLKNMWIVVSVLNPLTALFALSLFAIPLLQSDAYQNTLLIEMASHVGGNWLAILISIDAFLVLSGAVLTSFVGVSGLLERMALDRVLPQFFLKKNSRGSSYRIILVFLILTISVLLITKGNVKLLAGVYTISFLSVMTLFGIGNVLLKVKRNSLPRPEKASWIAILIAITAVIIALIGNVVMPPIEGGASNVAVFLDYFIPAIVFTTIMLNRTLLLKVLLKVIHTIFDPVRSFVMKTDSKILAVIDTINSQEFVYFTKDDDVETLNKVLLYIQRNEHTKKLKVVTATKNGNPITEQFRNDIDVVDREYPLIEIEFIELDANFGPELITKLSKEWNIPINFMFIGSPGDHFPYKIEELGGVRLII; from the coding sequence ATGAAAAAGCATAAAAAATTAAGCGAGTTGGCAGCAACTGCTATTTGTGGAAATGATATTAGTTCTTCCGTATTATACGTGTCTGCTTTGGCTATTGCTTTTGCTGGACAGTATGCCTGGATTACGTTGCTTATCGTGTCTTTGGTGCTTTTTTTGTTTCGAAAAATTTACGGAGAAGTCGTTGGTGCATTACCATTAAATGGAGGAGCTTATAATGCACTATTAAATACAACAAGTAAATTTATGGCCTCTTTTGCAGCCACACTAACCCTGTTGTCTTATATGGCTACTGCAGTTATTTCAGCAAATGAAGCCATTCATTATTTACATCATTTGGTGCCTTCCATTTCTGTAATAATTGCGACCATCATACTGCTTAGTTTTTTTGGAGCGCTCACTATTGTAGGTGTTTCAGAATCTTCCAAAGTCGCTATTGGTATTTTTCTTTTTCACTTACTGTCTTTTGCTATATTAAGTGGTTTTATTATTTTCTTCTTGATTAATAATGGCATTGGTTTATTTCTTGAAAATTGGCATTTCCCAACCACTTCAGGGAGTATAACCAAAGCCATTTTTCTTGGTTTTGCAGCTTCTATGTTAGGGGTTTCAGGATTTGAAAGTTCTGCAAATTTTGTAGAAGAACAACAGAAAGGCGTATTTCCAAAAACACTAAAGAATATGTGGATTGTAGTAAGTGTACTCAATCCGTTAACCGCATTGTTTGCACTGTCTTTATTTGCAATACCTTTATTACAAAGTGATGCATATCAAAATACACTTTTAATCGAAATGGCATCACATGTTGGTGGTAATTGGTTAGCGATTTTAATAAGTATAGATGCCTTTTTAGTACTTAGTGGAGCGGTATTAACAAGTTTTGTTGGTGTTTCTGGATTGTTAGAAAGAATGGCTTTAGATAGAGTTTTACCTCAGTTTTTTCTTAAGAAAAATAGTAGAGGAAGCTCGTATCGCATTATCCTAGTTTTCTTAATTTTAACCATTTCTGTTTTACTTATTACCAAAGGAAATGTAAAACTGTTGGCTGGTGTTTATACCATTTCCTTCTTATCTGTAATGACATTATTCGGAATAGGGAATGTACTTCTTAAAGTAAAAAGAAACAGTTTGCCACGTCCTGAAAAAGCAAGTTGGATTGCAATACTTATTGCAATTACGGCTGTGATTATAGCGTTAATAGGTAATGTAGTTATGCCTCCAATAGAAGGTGGTGCTAGTAATGTAGCTGTCTTTTTAGATTATTTTATTCCTGCTATTGTTTTTACAACGATAATGCTGAATAGAACTTTATTGCTAAAAGTGCTATTAAAAGTAATCCATACCATTTTTGATCCTGTTCGTAGTTTTGTGATGAAAACAGATAGTAAAATACTGGCAGTAATTGATACGATTAACTCTCAGGAATTTGTCTATTTTACAAAGGATGACGATGTGGAGACACTAAATAAAGTGTTGCTATATATTCAAAGAAATGAACATACCAAAAAATTAAAAGTCGTTACGGCAACTAAAAATGGTAACCCGATTACAGAACAATTTAGAAATGATATTGATGTCGTGGATAGAGAATACCCCTTAATTGAAATCGAGTTTATAGAACTAGATGCTAATTTTGGACCAGAACTAATCACTAAATTATCCAAAGAATGGAACATTCCAATCAACTTTATGTTTATCGGTTCGCCAGGAGACCATTTTCCGTATAAAATTGAAGAATTAGGTGGTGTACGATTAATCATTTGA
- a CDS encoding 3-hydroxyacyl-CoA dehydrogenase: MNYKNVTIAGSGVLGYQIAFQTAFHGFKVTVYDINDAVLDKAKAKFETMSEAFKRDLNATQEQLDKTRQNLSYTSNLADAVKDADLLIEAVPENPKIKIEFYHKLAKVAPEKTVFATNSSTLLPSQFAEATGRPAKFLALHFANNIWLHNTAEVMGHATTDPQNFKDVVAFAKAIGMLALPLHKEQPGYILNSLLVPLLSAATNLLVNDVADVQTIDKTWIKATGAPVGPFGILDIVGITTAYNINQIAAEKTNNPITIKTVKYLKENFIDKNKLGISTGEGFYKYPNPAFKNPDFLK, translated from the coding sequence ATGAATTATAAAAATGTAACCATAGCAGGAAGCGGTGTTTTAGGATATCAAATAGCATTTCAAACAGCGTTTCACGGATTTAAAGTAACGGTTTACGATATTAATGATGCAGTTTTAGATAAAGCAAAAGCAAAATTTGAAACCATGAGTGAAGCTTTTAAAAGAGATTTAAACGCAACACAAGAACAACTAGATAAAACACGTCAAAATTTAAGTTATACTTCTAATTTAGCAGATGCTGTAAAAGATGCAGATTTATTAATTGAAGCAGTACCAGAAAATCCAAAAATTAAAATAGAGTTTTACCATAAATTAGCGAAAGTCGCTCCAGAGAAAACCGTGTTTGCAACAAACTCTTCTACACTTTTACCAAGTCAGTTTGCAGAAGCCACAGGACGACCAGCCAAGTTCTTAGCGCTACATTTTGCAAATAATATTTGGTTACATAATACAGCAGAAGTTATGGGGCATGCTACTACAGATCCACAGAATTTTAAAGATGTTGTAGCTTTTGCAAAGGCTATTGGTATGTTGGCTTTACCACTTCATAAAGAGCAGCCAGGATATATTCTTAACTCTTTGCTAGTGCCGTTATTAAGTGCAGCGACTAACTTATTGGTAAACGACGTTGCAGATGTGCAAACTATAGATAAAACGTGGATTAAGGCAACAGGAGCACCTGTAGGACCTTTTGGAATTCTCGATATCGTTGGGATTACCACTGCGTATAATATTAATCAAATAGCAGCAGAGAAAACCAATAATCCAATAACCATTAAAACGGTAAAATATCTAAAAGAGAATTTTATAGATAAAAACAAATTAGGAATCTCTACAGGAGAAGGTTTTTATAAATATCCAAATCCTGCGTTTAAGAATCCCGATTTTTTAAAATAA
- a CDS encoding BON domain-containing protein, with the protein MKTDLEIKNDVLTELKWQPNIEETEIGVTVNNGIVTLTGMVSNLPKKTAIENAVKRISGVKAVAEEIKVKYTDSDKKSDIEIAKAAISALEWNASVPSEDIIVTVEDGIIYLTGELEWEYQKSFAKRTIEHLYGVKEVINNIDVKPKVTPQNVESQIKKAFERSANMDAKNIKVAIHNQELTLSGTVRSMKEKEDAEIAAYHAPGIANVINQLEVEYSPIYL; encoded by the coding sequence ATGAAAACAGATTTAGAAATTAAAAATGACGTTTTAACCGAATTAAAATGGCAACCCAATATTGAGGAAACCGAGATTGGTGTAACCGTAAACAATGGTATTGTAACACTTACTGGAATGGTAAGTAACTTACCAAAAAAAACAGCAATTGAAAATGCTGTTAAGCGTATCTCTGGCGTAAAAGCTGTGGCTGAAGAGATTAAAGTGAAATACACAGATAGCGATAAAAAATCGGATATAGAAATAGCAAAAGCAGCAATAAGTGCTTTAGAGTGGAATGCCTCTGTACCTTCCGAAGATATTATTGTTACAGTAGAAGATGGAATAATTTATTTAACTGGAGAACTAGAATGGGAGTACCAAAAGAGTTTTGCAAAAAGAACCATCGAGCATTTATATGGTGTTAAAGAAGTAATCAATAATATTGATGTAAAGCCGAAAGTAACGCCACAGAATGTGGAAAGTCAAATTAAAAAAGCATTTGAACGTTCGGCAAATATGGATGCCAAAAACATTAAAGTGGCTATTCATAATCAAGAGTTAACATTAAGCGGAACTGTGCGTTCTATGAAAGAAAAAGAGGATGCCGAAATCGCGGCGTATCATGCTCCAGGAATTGCGAATGTGATCAATCAATTGGAAGTCGAATATTCTCCAATATATTTATAA
- a CDS encoding BON domain-containing protein produces MKIDLEIKNNILEELIWQPILRKAEIGVEVKNRIVTLTGIVSNLAEKIMTINAAKKVKGVKAVVDGIEVKCRANFNDTDIAKKILFDLEWNTSVPQEKISVKVKDGYVFLSGTVKWAYQKREAIESLEYIDGIKSITNDIIINDEEIPINIEQKIKKAFERSADIDANNITVKIDGHTVTLTGKVHSLKEKEDARRTAFYAPGVWNVENELEVEY; encoded by the coding sequence ATGAAAATAGATTTAGAAATTAAAAATAACATCCTAGAAGAATTAATATGGCAGCCAATTCTCAGAAAAGCGGAAATAGGAGTAGAAGTTAAAAATCGTATTGTTACGCTTACTGGTATAGTTAGCAATTTAGCGGAGAAAATAATGACTATAAACGCTGCGAAAAAAGTAAAAGGAGTTAAAGCTGTTGTGGATGGTATTGAAGTTAAATGCAGAGCAAACTTTAATGATACAGACATTGCCAAAAAAATCCTTTTCGATTTAGAATGGAATACCTCTGTACCACAAGAAAAGATTAGTGTAAAAGTTAAAGATGGTTATGTTTTCTTATCAGGTACAGTAAAATGGGCCTATCAAAAAAGAGAAGCAATAGAAAGCTTAGAATATATTGATGGTATAAAAAGCATAACTAATGATATTATTATAAATGATGAAGAAATACCTATAAATATAGAACAAAAAATCAAAAAAGCGTTCGAACGTTCAGCAGATATTGATGCAAATAACATTACTGTAAAAATAGATGGTCATACTGTAACGTTAACAGGTAAAGTACATTCGTTAAAAGAAAAAGAAGATGCAAGACGAACTGCTTTTTACGCACCAGGAGTATGGAATGTGGAAAACGAGTTGGAAGTGGAGTATTAA
- a CDS encoding BON domain-containing protein, translated as MRSDLSIKEDILDELEWQPSIDETQIGVVVKDGIVTLTGTVDSYVKKREAEKAAMSVVGVKAVAEEIEVQYSASSQKSDTEIAKAAVNALKWNISVPSNKIDVKVEDGWVYLTGEVMWDFEKTAAKKAVENLQGVKYVVNNIALKNPVRAQDIKEKIKKAFERSADIDSKGITVKADGHNIKLTGKVHSLKEKEDARRTAFYAPGVWSVENELEVEY; from the coding sequence ATGAGATCAGATTTAAGTATTAAAGAAGACATCTTAGATGAATTAGAATGGCAACCAAGTATTGATGAAACCCAAATTGGTGTTGTTGTAAAAGATGGTATTGTAACGCTAACAGGAACTGTAGATAGTTATGTTAAAAAGCGTGAGGCCGAAAAAGCAGCTATGAGTGTAGTGGGAGTGAAGGCTGTAGCCGAAGAGATTGAAGTACAGTATAGTGCTTCTTCACAAAAATCGGATACAGAAATAGCCAAAGCGGCAGTGAATGCTTTAAAATGGAATATTTCGGTACCTTCCAATAAAATTGACGTCAAAGTGGAAGATGGTTGGGTGTATCTAACCGGTGAAGTGATGTGGGATTTTGAAAAAACTGCAGCTAAAAAAGCGGTTGAAAACTTACAAGGTGTAAAATATGTGGTAAATAATATTGCATTAAAAAACCCGGTAAGAGCACAAGATATTAAAGAAAAAATTAAAAAAGCATTTGAACGTTCTGCAGATATTGACTCTAAAGGGATTACTGTAAAAGCCGATGGTCATAACATTAAATTGACGGGTAAAGTACATTCGTTAAAAGAAAAAGAAGATGCAAGACGAACTGCTTTTTACGCACCAGGAGTATGGAGCGTTGAAAATGAGTTAGAAGTTGAGTATTAA